The DNA segment GGGCCGGGCTACGGCAGGAGGGCCCGGAACCGTGCTCGGTTCCGGGCCCTCCTGCCGTGCTGTACGTCAGCGCACCCAGGCCGTCAGCGGCTCGGTGTCCAGCTCGATCCCGACCGGGCCGGGCAGCTCGACGCTCTTTCCGAACGGGACCGTGACCACCTGTTCGTACCGCACACCGTCCGGCTGCGAGTGGACCTTGACCTCGCCCGCGTCACGGTCGATCAGCAGATAGACGGGGATCTCCGTCTCGGCATAGGCGCGCGGCTTCTCCACCCGGTCCCGGCGGTCGGTGTCGGCGTCGTTCGAGGTCACCTCGACCACCATCAGCACACCGTCCGCACTGGCCCACTCACCCTGACCGACGAACGTGCCGCTCGGAGCGAGGGTCCCATCGGGGCGGGCGTTGCCCCTGCGGTAGCTCTCGATCCGCAGGCCCTGCTCCGGATAGAGCCACAACCTGGGGTCGGCCTGCATGCACAGGCGCGTCAGCCACTCGATGATCCGCCCGTGGTCCCCGTCCGGCACAGCCTTGACCCCCAACGTTCCGTTCACGAACTCCAGACGCACCGCTTCGTCGGTTCGTATGGCGTGCCGGGCCAGCTCTTCGAACACTTCCTGGGTCAGGACGGTGCACCGCTCTTCCACGACGCTCACCACGGTCTCCTCAGGGGTAGGTGACACTCTCCAGCCTACGGGGCGCCACAACGCCCCCGCGCGGCTTCACTCCCCCAGCATCCCGGCGTCCCCCATGACCACGACCGGGTCCTTCGTCGGGTCCAGCCAGTGGAGCAGCTCCTTCATCCGGTCCTCCGGCAGGGAGACGCAGCCATGCGTGGGGCCACCGTGGTCGACGTGGAACCAGACGCCGCCGCCCCGGTCCGCGCCCATCGGGCGGGTCCAGTCGAGCGGGGTGGTGCCCGGCTTGTGGTTGTAGTTGATCGCCACCACGTAGTCGAAGGCGCCCGCCAGGGACTCTCCGTCGAAGCCCATGCCCGCAGCGACGAAGGAGGACCGGTGGTCGTACGGCAGGCGGGTGCCGGGGTCCGCCTTGCGGCCGCCCGCGTCGGTCAGGCCGAAGACTCCGGCGGGTGAGTGGAGATCGCCCTGGTAGTGCTTCTCGGTCCAGCCGTGCAGGGCGTTGTGCGCGGGCCACGGGTCGGAGACCGGCTCCCAGCCCTTGGCCGGGTCACGGACGTAGAGGAGAGCCGTGGAGCTGCTGGAGTCCGGTGCGTCGCCGGTGACGACGACGGCCTGCCGGGCGGACTCGGGGATCTTCGCCAGGGTCTTGGGGCCGAGCGCGGGGATCTTCTTGACCTGGAGCTCCGCGGCCCGGCGGAGCTGCGGTCCGGCCGCGGGCGTCACGGGTGTTGCGGCCGCCGGTGGCCCGCCATGTCCGCTGTTGTCCTCGACCGCTCGGGCCGGGGCTGTCGTGTGTCCCGGGAACCCCGAACATCCGGAGAGCACCAACCCACCGGTGACCAGCGCGGTCGCGACGAGCGCACCTCTGGGAAGTCGGCGAAGAGACATGTACGAGCCTTTCATTTTCACGTCGGATCAACGTCGGATCACATCGGCTGCACGCCGTTAACGACTGGTGTGTGCCGTAGGCGTCGATTCATTGCGGGAACCCAGCGAAGTTCCCTCCGGGGCGAGCCGTGGCGCGTCGCCGCGCACACACGGACTTGCCGGAATCAGAGTGCCCCCGTCCCCTGTCTTGATCCTGACCGGCACGCCGATCAGTACGTCGTACTGGTACGCCCCGTACGGCTCACCGCAGGCACGGAACAGCCCCCGATCAGTCGATCGGGGGCTGTTCCGCTGTTTCACGTGAAACCGGGAGGTGTTACTTCTCCTGCTTGTCCTTCGCCGGGGCCGCGGGCTTGCGCAGCTGGATGTTCAGCTCGCGCAGCCGGGTCTCGTCGAGCACCGTGGGGGCGCCCATCATGAGGTCCTGCGCGTTGCCGTTGAGCGGGAAGGCGATCGTCTCGCGGATGTTCGGCTCGTCGGCGAGCAGCATCACGATACGGTCCACGCCCGGGGCGATGCCGCCGTGCGGCGGGGCGCCGAGACGGAACGCACGGAGCATTCCGGCGAACTCGTGCTCCACGGTCTCCCGGTCGTAGCCGGCGATCTCGAACGCCTTGAGCATCAGGTCGGGCTCGTGGTTACGGATGGCGCCCGAGGAGAGCTCGATGCCGTTGCAGACGATGTCGTACTGGTACGCCAGGATGTCGAGCGGGTCCTTCTCCTCCAGGTCGGCATAGCCGCCCTGGGGCATGGAGAAGGGGTTGTGCGAGAAGTCGATCTTGCCGGTCTCCTCGTCCTTCTCGTACATCGGGAAGTCGACGATCCAGCAGAACCGGAACACGTCCTCCTCGAAGTGGCCGGCCCGCTTGGCCGC comes from the Streptomyces sp. NBC_01471 genome and includes:
- a CDS encoding Uma2 family endonuclease, whose product is MSVVEERCTVLTQEVFEELARHAIRTDEAVRLEFVNGTLGVKAVPDGDHGRIIEWLTRLCMQADPRLWLYPEQGLRIESYRRGNARPDGTLAPSGTFVGQGEWASADGVLMVVEVTSNDADTDRRDRVEKPRAYAETEIPVYLLIDRDAGEVKVHSQPDGVRYEQVVTVPFGKSVELPGPVGIELDTEPLTAWVR
- a CDS encoding L,D-transpeptidase family protein: MSLRRLPRGALVATALVTGGLVLSGCSGFPGHTTAPARAVEDNSGHGGPPAAATPVTPAAGPQLRRAAELQVKKIPALGPKTLAKIPESARQAVVVTGDAPDSSSSTALLYVRDPAKGWEPVSDPWPAHNALHGWTEKHYQGDLHSPAGVFGLTDAGGRKADPGTRLPYDHRSSFVAAGMGFDGESLAGAFDYVVAINYNHKPGTTPLDWTRPMGADRGGGVWFHVDHGGPTHGCVSLPEDRMKELLHWLDPTKDPVVVMGDAGMLGE